The Anolis carolinensis isolate JA03-04 chromosome 2, rAnoCar3.1.pri, whole genome shotgun sequence genome has a window encoding:
- the LOC100559694 gene encoding uncharacterized protein LOC100559694 has product MDTFIVEFCYKNVTVKEDGNNFTASCRICPNKTISGSTRSSSNFLKHVKVRHPLRFQEYERQKDATWKKKKRILAEFEEAAASSTETEASPSVSRDRQLPLDVKREEDEGDFLGGDIAETSSSLLEPETPLVVQTAEMSPTVTWHPDVTYEQDLEQLAIPTPIIHQVPWSGFEKAFTFVRQKGKNVIVQCNYCLPAIKNVSSAITSASNVKKHLERAHPDKLRAIEIARKARKRGHIEKPVDYDDDPSLLKMAKQEQEAILERAGSGRETVTQRILDRKIMDFIVEETLPIQTVDKPTFVGLIRLGLPKDLSVMCAKTLRDRIEKRAAGMQETLVHRMGAVAYVAITADCWSDGKKSFLGVTAHWICPMTLRREFGALACKRLHGWPTYDILAQALHNVHVQYRIHNKVVSATTDSGSNFNKAFRVFRPKEAGDATDGNADDDDEDQEEADVDYVPISEILDAGNVEQGESVDTDFGLPPHQRCASHTLNLVATEDIQAIVSGSSPNSPLGSFRKLFCSLMGKCSKLWSKQSQSAQIAEYVQEQCGMYLKVPRKARWSSTFEALKQLNELLSTMPEKVDAIMDQCSLARITPAESLAVQEYTEIMSPLAQSLDILQRENGMFMGYLLPTLYNLDRKLQGLENKPVRYTYCLQLLQGVRKALRKRFAPIWEDKKLLLAACLHPRFKVDWLESAQSTQANRYMMEALLKAEIRSTVGNESNTSSEKDQEGDDLEDDFFNIQPRGRKSAVDTADEEVLRYLKSSSRDVSCLHAFPRVMRCFLQYNTGLPSSAALERLFSADGNVFTVKRHALSDELFEQLVLLRQNTAASAF; this is encoded by the exons ATGGATACTTTCATCGTCGAATTCTGTTATAAAAATGTCACCGTCAAAGAGGACGGCAATAACTTCACTGCCAGCTGCAGGATTTGCCCAAATAAGACCATCTCGGGGAGCACACGCAGTTCCAGCAACTTTCTGAAACATGTTAAA gTGCGACATCCCCTCCGATTCCAGGAGTACGAAAGGCAGAAGGATGCGacttggaagaagaaaaagagg ATCCTGGCTGAATTTGAGGAGGCGGCTGCGAGTTCCACGGAGACGGAGGCCTCGCCATCCGTTTCCAGAGATAGGCAGCTGCCTCTAGATGTCAAAAGGGAAGAGGACGAAGGAGACTTTCTGG GTGGTGACATTGCCGAAACAAGTTCCAGCCTACTAGAGCCCGAGACCCCATTGGTAGTGCAGACCGCTGAGATGTCGCCAACAGTTACGTGGCACCCGGATGTGACATATGAGCAGGACTTGGAGCAACTGGCGATACCCACACCCATCATCCACCAAGTGCCCTGGTCGGGCTTTGAGAAGGCCTTCACCTTTGTGCGCCAGAAGGGGAAGAACGTCATCGTCCAGTGCAATTACTGCCTGCCGGCCATCAAGAACGTGAGCTCGGCCATCACCTCCGCTTCCAATGTGAAGAAGCACCTGGAG AGGGCACATCCTGATAAGCTGAGAGCAATTGAAATTGCAAGAAAAGCGAGGAAACGTGGCCATATTGAAAAGCCAGTGGATTACGATGATGATCCATCCCTCCTCAAAATGGCCAAGCAGGAGCAAGAGGCCATCCTCGAGAGAGCGGGATCCGGCAGAGAAACGGTCACGCAGAGAATCCTGGACCGGAAAATCATGGACTTCATTGTCGAGGAGACCTTGCCCATTCAGACAGTAGACAAGCCGACCTTCGTTGGGCTGATCCGCCTCGGCCTTCCCAAAGACCTGTCCGTCATGTGTGCCAAGACCTTGAGGGACCGGATCGAGAAGAGGGCGGCCGGCATGCAAGAGACCCTGGTGCACCGGATGGGAGCGGTAGCCTATGTAGCCATCACTGCCGACTGCTGGAGCGATGGCAAGAAGAGCTTTTTGGGAGTGACAGCCCACTGGATCTGCCCAATGACCCTGAGGCGCGAGTTCGGGGCGTTGGCTTGCAAGCGCCTCCACGGCTGGCCCACGTATGACATCCTGGCCCAAGCCCTGCACAACGTACATGTCCAGTACAGGATTCACAACAAAGTCGTTTCCGCAACCACGGACAGTGGCTCCAACTTCAACAAAGCTTTCCGGGTTTTCAGGCCCAAAGAGGCAGGAGATGCCACGGATGGCAATGCTGACGATGACGACGAAGATCAGGAGGAGGCTGATGTGGACTATGTGCCCATCTCTGAGATCTTAGATGCTGGAAATGTAGAGCAGGGAGAATCCGTTGATACAGATTTCGGGTTGCCACCTCACCAGCGATGTGCCAGCCACACCCTCAACCTGGTGGCCACCGAAGATATACAGGCCATCGTCTCAGGTTCTTCCCCGAATAGTCCTCTGGGCTCGTTCAGGAAACTCTTTTGTTCCTTGATGGGAAAATGCAGCAAGCTGTGGTCCAAGCAGAGCCAGTCAGCTCAGATTGCGGAGTATGTCCAGGAGCAGTGCGGGATGTACCTGAAGGTCCCAAGGAAGGCCAGGTGGAGCTCCACCTTTGAGGCCCTGAAGCAGCTCAACGAGCTCCTCTCCACCATGCCAGAGAAAGTAGACGCCATAATGGACCAATGCTCCTTGGCCAGGATCACGCCTGCGGAGAGTCTGGCAGTGCAGGAATACACGGAGATCATGAGCCCGCTGGCCCAGTCGCTAGACATCCTGCAGCGGGAGAATGGCATGTTCATGGGGTACCTGTTGCCAACGTTGTACAATCTTGACCGCAAGCTacagggcctggagaacaagcccgtCAGGTACACCTACTGCCTCCAGCTTTTGCAGGGAGTGCGGAAAGCCCTAAGAAAGCGGTTTGCACCCATCTGGGAGGACAAGAAGCTTCTTCTGGCAGCGTGCCTGCACCCCCGCTTCAAGGTGGACTGGCTGGAATCAGCCCAAAGCACTCAGGCAAATAG ATACATGATGGAAGCCCTGCTGAAGGCTGAGATCAGGAGCACAGTCGGGAATGAAAGCAACACGTCTTCAGAGAAAGACCAAGAAGGAGACGATCTGGAAGATGACTTCTTTAATATCCAACCCCGGGGCAGGAAGTCCGCTGTAGACACGGCTGACGAGGAGGTCCTGAGATACTTGAAGTCCTCCAGCCGGGATGTGTCTTGCCTACACGCTTTCCCCCGGGTCATGCGGTGTTTTCTGCAGTACAACACGGGCTTGCCTTCGAGTGCTGCCTTGGAGCGCCTCTTCAGTGCGGACGGCAACGTCTTCACGGTCAAAAGGCATGCCTTGTCGGATGAGCTCTTTGAGCAGCTGGTTCTTCTGAGGCAGAACACAGCCGCTTCGGCATTTTAG